A single region of the Xiphias gladius isolate SHS-SW01 ecotype Sanya breed wild chromosome 17, ASM1685928v1, whole genome shotgun sequence genome encodes:
- the mrps31 gene encoding 28S ribosomal protein S31, mitochondrial, translated as MYRFIFRTVYTARSSSVGVYELLAKCDKASVFRVANGDGVKAISTSSVNLCEKKDDVVLPNHDEKTNADEKADPTESPAMATQKAEDESKVIKMAEQRTDDGSAMQQQMDVKIEQNVAKPKQVKTDAAKSGKESLLDLLGAMKVEVTNKRKLKIMKAKQNYEPTPKSKPATMESTISMFQEATVEASSQSETLDSELVAAASAAASTLPNRTQAESELLRQLREHEAITEAQKKGDMNNLGVIIADMKVGKNPNRQNARPANQIQFDDDGRGYTQDRGITAELDGVLRRRNLFRGKRLNIFSPTTDGDAVESTVARPTLWDMDFANQLSLSINQIPRNGYEEMIQWTKEGKMWQYPINNEAGLEEEASVPFHEHIFLEKHLKEGFPRQGPVRHFMELVVAGLSRNPYLTVQQKREHISWFRDYFHQKEDILKEADVYLN; from the exons GGTTGCAAATGGAGATGGAGTCAAAGCAATCAGCACAAGTTCAGTTAATCTTTGTGAGAAGAAAGACGATGTTGTCCTCCCTAATCACGAtgagaaaacaaatgcagatgaaaAGGCGGACCCAACAGAGAGTCCAGCTATGGCTACACagaaagctgaagatgaaagcAAAGTCATCAAGATGGCCGAACAAAGGACAGATGATGGAAGTGCTATGCAGCAGCAGATGGATGTCAAAATTGAACAGAATGTGGCAAAGCCGAAACAAGTAAAGACTGATGCAGCCAAGAGTGGGAAGGAGAGTCTCCTTGACCTTCTGGGAGCCATGAAGGTGGAAGTTACAAATAAAAGGAAGCTCAAAATCATGAAAGCGAAACAAAATTATGAGCCTACCCCCAAATCAAAGCCAGCTACTATGGAGAGCACCATCAGTATGTTTCAGGAGGCTACAGTGGAGGCTTCATCACAGAG tgagaCACTGGATTCTGAACTGGTTGCAGCTGCGTCTGCTGCTGCCTCCACTCTGCCTAACCGCACCCAGGCCGAGTCTGAGCTGCTGAGGCAGTTGAGGGAGCACGAGGCCATCACTGAGGCTCAGAAGAAAGGGGACATGAACAACCTCGG CGTAATTATCGCTGACATGAAGGTAGGAAAGAATCCCAACCGACAGAATGCTCGGCCAGCTAATCAGATCCAGTTTGATGATGACGGGCGAGGGTACACACAGGACAGAGGAATCACTGCTGAGCTGGACGGTGTTCTGAGAAG gagGAACTTGTTCAGAGGGAAAAGACTTAACATCTTCTCCCCCACTACTGATGGAGATGCAGTTGAATCAACAGTTG CACGGCCAACTTTATGGGACATGGACTTTGCTAATCAGTTGTCTCTGTCAATCAACCAAATACCCCGCAATGGGTATGAGGAAATGATCCAGTGGACCAAAGAGGGTAAAATGTGGCAGTACCCAATCAACAATGAAGCCG GCCTGGAGGAGGAAGCCAGTGTCCCGTTCCATGAGCATATCTTCTTAGAGAAACACTTGAAGGAGGGCTTTCCCCGTCAGGGACCAGTGCGTCACTTCATGGAGCTCGTGGTGGCCGGTCTGTCCAGAAACCCCTACCTGACGGTCCAGCAGAAGAGGGAACACATTTCCTGGTTTAGAGACTACTTCCACCAAAAAGAAGACATCCTCAAGGAGGCTGATGTTTACCTCAACTAA